Proteins from a genomic interval of Zingiber officinale cultivar Zhangliang chromosome 1B, Zo_v1.1, whole genome shotgun sequence:
- the LOC122039085 gene encoding uncharacterized protein LOC122039085, translated as MDIPSTTLEILVSAFSQGLTKGNFFHSLILKPPKDFDRLLWKASEYVNVEEVQGARKKEAIPEPTDAPECRVAQTHQPPKGPQAGATQPFQEPQAHAVQHLEVERSEAAKENRSNATRDNIGMIVGDPTDGDSNMARKLYAPRLEIHAIGCSMQKAKGPEISFGPRDLVGVEVPHDDALIIRAVIANYNIHQNFIDINSLVNIIFKKAFDQLQIDRSDLQPMMTPLYGFTSNEVLLISQAQLAISLREESLRRIRTTNFIMVDVLSAYNIILGRLALNEFWAIVSTFCQKIKFLVDKSVGEVNGDQLAAQWCYIKMVKSKAKAT; from the exons atggacatcccatcGACCACCTTAGAGATCTTGGTAAGTGCCTTTTCACAGGGACTTACAAAGGGAAATTTCTTTCACTCACTCATCTTAAAACCACCAAAGGACTTCGACCGGTTGCTCTGGAAGGCTAGCGAATATGTCAACGTGGAGGAGGTCCAAGGAGCTCGAAAGAAGGAAGCCATTCCTGAGCCAACAGACGCCCCTGAGTGTCGGGTGGCTCAAACGCATCAACCACCAAAGGGCCCCCAAGCGGGAGCGACTCAGCCATTCCAAGAGCCCCAGGCCCACGCTGTGCAACATCTGGAAGTAGAGCGGTCGGAGGCCGCGAAAG AGAATAGGAGTAATGCTACACGGGACAACATTGGGATGATCGTCGGTGATCCAACGGATGGTGATTCCAACATGGCGAGGAAATTGTATGCCCCACGATTAGAGATACATGCCATCGGGTGCAGTATGCAGAAGGCCAAGGGACCAGAGATCAGCTTTGGTCCTCGGGACTTAGTGGGGGTGGaggtccctcatgatgatgccttgatcatcCGAGCAGTAATAGCTAATTACAATATTCACCAAAATTTTATAGATATAAATAGTTTggtgaatatcatattcaagaaggcattcgaccagTTACAAATCGACCGGAGCGACTTGCAGCCTATGATGACACCACTATATGGGTTCACAAGCAATGAAGTATTGCTAATTAGTCAAGCTCAATTAGCCATATCACTCAGAGAGGAGTCACTCAGGCGGATAAGGACAACAAATTTTATCATGGTGGATGTGCTGTCCGCCTACAACATTATATTGGGTCGTCTGGCCCTGAACGAGTTCTGGGCTATAGTATCCACTTTttgccaaaagatcaaattctTGGTGGACAAGTCGGTGGGTGAAGTCAATGGTGACCAACTAGCTGCTCAGTGGTGCTACATTAAGATGGTTAAGTCCAAGGCAAAGGCCACTTGA